A DNA window from bacterium contains the following coding sequences:
- the alaS gene encoding alanine--tRNA ligase: protein MLGREIRKAFLDYFAGKGHRVMRSSPLVPQGDPTLLFVNAGMVQFKNVFLGQEDIGTKRAATSQKCLRVSGKHNDFDQVGRTPRHHTFFEMLGNFSFGDYFKRDAIAYGWEFVTQTLGIPADRLTATVFEEDDEAEKLWLEISGLPEERVVRMGAEDNFWAMGDTGPCGPCSEIHVDMRPGAPGGIKDDPDRFLEIWNLVFMQFDRAADGTMKPLPAPSVDTGAGLERLAAVVQGVPTNFDTDLFAPIRERIAARAGKTYGEDADATVSMRVVCDHARSITFLIGDSVLPSNVGRGYVLRRVMRRAARHGVLLGIREPFLVDMVDGVVEAMRDQYPELVEQASYIKKVVRVEEERFLRTLDNGLRLLNQETANLGGARVLAGDFAFKLYDTFGFPLDLTEDIGRSEGFTVDTKGFEAALANQRVKSSKGDKFDKEAGLGAALGELAGQGVVSHFAGYDSTELDAELVGIVIGGELVAQAGAGDTVELVFDATPFYGEKGGQIGDTGSLFGDGVRAEISDARWAGESLIVHHAKVTEGSVRVGDTLTLRVDSARRDLIRKNHTATHLLHHGLRAVLGKDAKQAGSLVAPDRLRFDFTHFAAMTDDEIREVERIANAMAMADYAVETRVLSYDDAVKTGAIALFGEKYGAEVRVVAAGDSVELCGGTHVARTGHIGPIFITGESAIAAGVRRLEAVTGPGAVERARRTFDAERKLTSLFKAPPEQVAERAEQVMDELHRVEKEAERLREKLTRLANKDLVDRAIDVDGTKLLAAVAQAPTANDLRVEAARLRDRLGSSIVALGAAVDGKAMLCVVVSPDLAKRFPAGKIVAPLAKMVGGGGGGKPDMAQAGGPDATKLDEAIASAEGVVRELGANIEE from the coding sequence ATGTTAGGGCGTGAGATTCGAAAAGCGTTCCTCGACTATTTCGCGGGCAAGGGGCATCGCGTGATGCGATCGAGCCCGCTCGTGCCGCAGGGCGATCCGACGCTTTTGTTCGTGAACGCGGGCATGGTTCAATTCAAAAATGTCTTCCTCGGGCAGGAGGACATCGGCACGAAACGCGCGGCGACGAGCCAGAAATGCCTGCGCGTCAGCGGCAAGCACAACGATTTCGATCAGGTTGGACGCACGCCGCGCCACCACACGTTTTTCGAGATGCTCGGCAATTTCAGCTTCGGCGATTATTTCAAGCGCGACGCCATCGCCTACGGCTGGGAGTTCGTCACGCAAACGCTCGGCATCCCCGCCGATCGCCTGACGGCCACGGTGTTCGAGGAGGACGACGAGGCGGAGAAACTGTGGCTTGAAATCTCCGGATTGCCCGAGGAGCGCGTCGTGCGGATGGGCGCCGAGGACAACTTCTGGGCGATGGGCGACACCGGCCCGTGCGGGCCGTGCAGCGAGATCCATGTCGATATGCGCCCGGGCGCGCCCGGCGGCATCAAGGACGATCCCGACCGCTTCCTGGAAATCTGGAACCTCGTCTTCATGCAGTTCGACCGCGCCGCGGATGGCACGATGAAGCCACTGCCCGCGCCGTCCGTAGATACCGGCGCGGGGCTTGAGCGCCTGGCTGCCGTAGTGCAGGGCGTGCCGACGAATTTCGACACCGACCTGTTCGCGCCGATCCGCGAGCGCATCGCGGCGCGCGCCGGCAAGACCTACGGCGAGGACGCGGATGCCACGGTGTCGATGCGCGTCGTGTGCGATCACGCGCGGTCGATCACGTTTCTCATCGGCGACTCGGTGCTGCCGTCGAACGTCGGCCGCGGCTACGTGCTGCGCCGCGTGATGCGCCGCGCGGCGCGCCACGGCGTGCTGCTCGGCATCCGCGAGCCGTTTCTCGTTGACATGGTGGACGGCGTCGTCGAGGCGATGCGCGATCAATATCCGGAGCTTGTCGAGCAGGCGAGCTACATCAAGAAGGTCGTGCGCGTGGAGGAAGAACGTTTCCTGCGCACGCTCGACAACGGCCTGCGCCTGTTGAATCAGGAGACCGCGAATCTCGGCGGCGCGCGCGTGCTTGCGGGCGACTTCGCGTTCAAGCTTTACGACACCTTCGGGTTTCCGCTCGATCTCACCGAGGACATCGGCCGCTCGGAGGGCTTCACGGTCGACACGAAGGGGTTTGAGGCCGCGCTCGCAAACCAGCGCGTCAAAAGCTCGAAAGGCGACAAGTTCGACAAGGAGGCCGGCCTCGGCGCGGCGCTCGGCGAGTTGGCCGGGCAGGGCGTCGTTTCGCATTTTGCCGGGTACGACAGCACGGAACTCGACGCGGAACTGGTGGGCATCGTGATCGGCGGCGAACTCGTTGCGCAGGCGGGCGCCGGCGACACCGTTGAGCTTGTCTTCGACGCAACGCCGTTCTACGGCGAGAAGGGCGGCCAGATCGGCGACACCGGCTCGCTTTTCGGCGACGGCGTGCGTGCCGAGATCAGCGACGCTCGCTGGGCCGGCGAATCGCTCATCGTGCATCACGCCAAGGTGACCGAAGGCTCCGTGCGCGTCGGCGACACGCTGACGCTGCGCGTCGATTCCGCGCGCCGCGACCTGATCCGGAAAAATCACACCGCGACGCACCTTCTCCATCACGGCCTTCGCGCCGTGCTCGGAAAAGATGCGAAGCAGGCGGGCTCGCTCGTCGCGCCGGATCGGCTGCGTTTCGACTTCACGCACTTCGCGGCGATGACCGACGACGAGATTCGCGAGGTGGAGCGCATCGCGAACGCGATGGCGATGGCGGATTACGCGGTTGAGACGCGCGTGCTTTCGTACGACGACGCGGTGAAGACGGGCGCTATCGCGCTGTTCGGCGAGAAATACGGCGCCGAGGTGCGCGTCGTCGCGGCGGGCGATTCGGTGGAGCTTTGCGGCGGCACGCACGTCGCGCGCACCGGGCACATCGGGCCGATCTTCATCACCGGCGAGTCCGCGATCGCGGCGGGCGTCAGGCGGCTCGAAGCGGTCACCGGCCCCGGTGCGGTCGAACGCGCGCGGCGAACGTTCGACGCGGAACGCAAGCTGACCTCGCTGTTCAAGGCGCCGCCGGAGCAGGTCGCCGAGCGCGCCGAGCAGGTGATGGACGAGCTGCATCGCGTGGAAAAGGAGGCCGAGCGCTTGCGCGAAAAGCTGACGCGGCTCGCGAACAAGGATCTCGTCGATCGCGCGATCGACGTGGATGGAACAAAGCTTCTGGCCGCCGTGGCGCAGGCGCCGACGGCGAACGATCTGCGCGTGGAGGCCGCGCGCCTTCGCGACAGGCTCGGCTCGTCCATCGTCGCGCTCGGCGCGGCGGTGGATGGCAAGGCGATGTTGTGCGTCGTCGTGTCACCCGATCTCGCCAAACGCTTCCCCGCCGGCAAGATCGTCGCGCCGCTGGCGAAGATGGTCGGCGGTGGCGGCGGCGGAAAGCCCGACATGGCGCAGGCCGGCGGGCCGGACGCAACCAAGCTCGACGAGGCGATCGCCTCGGCGGAGGGCGTCGTGCGGGAGTTGGGCGCGAATATTGAGGAGTGA
- a CDS encoding PIN domain-containing protein — protein MKSEKLVDTNLILLFVRDGDFFHRAADKYALFADPKSALISIVTEGEIRAIAERRSWGPSRMAKLEYVLRRFFRIPIVGDKFVTAYVEIANFCRVHPGGAHVMGQNDMWIAATARAIEANLLTTDSDFAPLFDAKMIGGGIVDPAPVN, from the coding sequence GTGAAATCCGAAAAGCTCGTTGATACAAATCTGATATTGTTGTTTGTTCGCGACGGCGATTTTTTCCACCGTGCTGCTGACAAGTACGCGCTTTTTGCCGATCCCAAATCGGCACTAATAAGCATTGTCACGGAAGGCGAGATACGGGCGATTGCCGAGCGTCGCTCGTGGGGACCATCACGAATGGCGAAATTGGAGTATGTCCTGCGCAGATTTTTTCGAATTCCGATCGTTGGAGATAAATTCGTCACCGCCTACGTTGAAATCGCCAATTTCTGCCGCGTGCATCCCGGCGGCGCGCACGTGATGGGACAGAACGACATGTGGATCGCAGCGACGGCGCGCGCGATCGAAGCCAATCTTCTCACCACCGATAGCGATTTTGCGCCGCTGTTTGACGCCAAAATGATCGGGGGCGGGATCGTCGACCCCGCCCCCGTTAACTGA
- a CDS encoding NAD-dependent epimerase/dehydratase family protein yields MIENPNDIKEPPQPPRTVLVTGALGYVGRLVVDALAADPRTIKRIVALDIRPSSDADARPRVTHLVADVSDERLVGIFRTHMPDTVIHLASIVTPGKKRNVVREYQVDVEGTRRVLELCEQFKVSQLVITSSGAAYGYHADNPEWLRETDALRGNDSFPYARHKRLVEEMLSAFRVGLRPTRQLVLRPGTILGANTNNQITDLFDKPIVFGVKGHDTPFVFIWDADVATIVAEGVHNRREGIFNLAGDGVMTMRQIAERLGKPYVSIPRGVLSATLSLLRALRLSQYGPEQIDFLAYRPVLANDALKAAFPGLPRKTSEEVFELFAKSRGK; encoded by the coding sequence ATGATCGAGAATCCGAACGATATCAAAGAGCCGCCCCAGCCGCCGCGGACGGTGCTTGTCACCGGCGCGCTCGGCTACGTCGGCCGGCTGGTCGTTGACGCGCTCGCGGCCGATCCGCGCACGATCAAACGCATCGTCGCGCTCGACATCCGGCCGTCGTCCGACGCCGATGCGCGCCCGCGCGTGACGCATCTCGTCGCCGACGTCTCCGACGAGCGGCTTGTCGGTATTTTCCGAACGCACATGCCCGACACAGTCATCCACCTCGCGTCGATCGTGACGCCGGGCAAAAAGCGCAACGTCGTGCGCGAGTACCAGGTCGATGTGGAGGGAACGCGCCGTGTGCTCGAGCTATGCGAGCAATTCAAGGTGTCGCAGCTTGTCATCACCTCGAGCGGCGCGGCGTACGGCTACCACGCCGACAATCCCGAGTGGCTTCGCGAAACGGACGCGCTGCGCGGCAACGATTCGTTCCCCTACGCGCGGCACAAGCGCCTGGTCGAGGAGATGCTCTCCGCATTTCGCGTGGGCCTTCGCCCGACGCGCCAGCTCGTGCTGCGGCCGGGCACCATCCTCGGCGCGAACACAAACAATCAGATCACCGACCTGTTCGACAAGCCAATCGTCTTCGGCGTGAAGGGTCACGACACGCCGTTTGTTTTCATCTGGGACGCGGACGTCGCGACGATCGTCGCCGAGGGCGTGCACAACCGGCGCGAAGGCATTTTCAACCTCGCGGGCGACGGCGTGATGACGATGAGGCAGATCGCCGAGCGGCTCGGCAAGCCGTATGTGTCGATTCCGCGCGGCGTTCTATCCGCGACGCTGTCGCTTCTTCGCGCGCTGCGTCTTTCGCAGTACGGCCCGGAGCAGATCGACTTTCTCGCCTACCGTCCCGTGCTCGCCAACGACGCCCTCAAGGCCGCGTTCCCCGGCCTGCCACGCAAGACGAGCGAAGAGGTGTTCGAATTGTTCGCCAAGTCGCGCGGGAAGTAA
- the gspN gene encoding type II secretion system protein GspN, with translation MATKIGPNIRALIGRFSLQQALIYGAVFGFFFFVTFYLTFPFDMIRQMLVTQLEAKTSTRVIVDELSPLRMSGMELRGVKMVNPDDASKVIIDIEMVRFRLHLLKLLSRRAVIDYDLVAYGGGVSGVAEVRGGGRFATAVNFQDLDLNRYNFAKLVEDYGQLNVFGKVSGHVDVYVDPVVRKASRGDIDVAFNDMRVVNSTILGKELPDINFKPSSIKMDFSGSGVTFEEFNLEGDNLALSLTGRVNLGNTIQSARANLTLKAKPSDQLMDNFQELAMLGSPDREGWYRITVNGPLSDPKVSMR, from the coding sequence ATGGCGACAAAAATCGGCCCGAACATCCGGGCGCTCATCGGGCGCTTTTCGTTGCAACAGGCGCTGATTTACGGCGCGGTGTTCGGCTTTTTCTTTTTCGTCACGTTCTACCTGACGTTCCCGTTCGACATGATCCGCCAGATGCTCGTGACGCAGCTCGAGGCCAAGACCAGCACGCGTGTGATCGTCGATGAGCTGTCGCCGCTGCGCATGAGCGGCATGGAACTGCGCGGCGTGAAGATGGTGAATCCGGATGACGCCTCGAAGGTCATCATCGACATCGAAATGGTGCGTTTCCGCCTGCACCTGCTCAAGCTGCTTTCGCGGCGCGCGGTCATCGACTACGACCTCGTTGCCTACGGCGGCGGCGTGTCCGGCGTCGCGGAGGTGCGTGGCGGCGGGCGGTTCGCGACGGCGGTGAACTTCCAGGACCTCGACCTGAACCGCTATAACTTCGCCAAGCTCGTCGAGGACTACGGCCAGCTCAACGTATTCGGAAAGGTTTCCGGGCACGTGGACGTTTACGTCGATCCGGTGGTGCGCAAGGCCAGCCGGGGCGACATCGACGTGGCCTTCAACGACATGCGCGTCGTGAATTCCACGATCCTCGGCAAGGAGCTGCCCGACATCAACTTCAAGCCGAGTTCCATCAAGATGGATTTCTCCGGCAGCGGCGTCACGTTTGAGGAATTCAACCTCGAGGGCGACAACCTCGCGCTCTCGCTGACCGGCCGCGTCAACCTCGGCAACACCATCCAGAGCGCGCGCGCCAACCTGACGCTGAAGGCCAAGCCCTCCGATCAGCTCATGGACAACTTCCAGGAGCTCGCGATGCTCGGCTCGCCCGACCGCGAAGGGTGGTATCGCATCACCGTCAACGGCCCGCTCTCCGATCCCAAGGTGAGCATGCGCTAG